Proteins from one Deinococcus actinosclerus genomic window:
- a CDS encoding KH domain-containing protein, whose product MKSDPVDLTLFLAQSVVDQPSLVRVSKRGPTVMVRVGPGEEGRLIGRQGRVIQAIRTLVRAASDPRERLNVDLDAPRKA is encoded by the coding sequence ATGAAGAGTGATCCTGTGGATCTGACCCTGTTCCTGGCGCAGAGCGTGGTGGACCAGCCGTCGCTGGTGCGCGTCTCGAAGCGCGGCCCGACCGTGATGGTCCGCGTCGGCCCCGGCGAGGAGGGCCGCCTGATCGGCCGTCAGGGCCGCGTGATCCAGGCGATCCGCACGCTCGTGCGCGCCGCCTCCGACCCGCGCGAACGACTGAACGTCGACCTGGACGCGCCCAGAAAAGCGTGA
- the rimM gene encoding ribosome maturation factor RimM (Essential for efficient processing of 16S rRNA), whose amino-acid sequence MTGGVTGGQDRTRLGYFLGPHGVKGGVKVYVLGDQEQFRALKRVFVEGRGWLRVARLEMLAPGVALHLAGVTSREAAEELRGLNVFAADDELPEPEEGVYYYHELRGLTLHGAAGEVLGEVVDVEDGGHQDLLVVRHEGGESFVPLQAPYVLVNLNDRRRPASLALSADAPAGLLEADAPEVGGDDA is encoded by the coding sequence GTGACTGGCGGGGTGACGGGCGGGCAGGACCGGACGCGGCTCGGGTACTTCCTCGGGCCGCATGGCGTGAAGGGCGGCGTGAAGGTGTACGTGCTGGGCGACCAGGAGCAGTTCCGCGCGCTGAAACGGGTGTTCGTGGAGGGGCGCGGCTGGCTGCGCGTGGCGCGGCTGGAGATGCTCGCGCCGGGCGTGGCGCTGCATCTGGCGGGCGTCACGTCGCGCGAGGCGGCCGAGGAACTGCGCGGCCTGAACGTGTTCGCGGCGGACGACGAGCTGCCCGAGCCCGAGGAGGGCGTGTACTACTACCACGAGTTGCGCGGACTGACGCTGCACGGCGCCGCCGGCGAGGTGCTGGGCGAGGTCGTGGACGTGGAGGACGGCGGGCATCAGGACCTGCTGGTCGTGCGGCACGAGGGCGGCGAGTCGTTCGTGCCCCTTCAGGCGCCGTACGTGCTCGTGAACCTGAACGACCGCAGGCGCCCGGCGTCGCTGGCGCTCTCAGCGGACGCTCCGGCGGGGCTGCTGGAGGCGGATGCCCCTGAGGTCGGCGGCGATGACGCCTGA
- the trmD gene encoding tRNA (guanosine(37)-N1)-methyltransferase TrmD: MTPEPTPDGPLTFSFLTLFPELLAPFASEAILGKARERGLVDVNLVNMRDFSQNKHLKVDDTPYGGGAGMVIRVDVAERALASLPPADEVILFSPAGQPLTQAVAEELAAKSHLAFLCGRYEGFDARVEGLVTRELSIGDFVMMGGEAAAACVLEAVARLRPGVLGDADSHRADSFSSGLLDYPEYTRPLAWQAQEVPEVLRGGNHAAIAAWRREQALKRTLARRPDLLASAPLTPQDSATLLALGATPDDLRAWGAPPPPPPKKVKRRRKPDDTPSGT, encoded by the coding sequence ATGACGCCTGAGCCCACCCCGGACGGCCCGCTGACCTTCTCGTTCCTGACGCTGTTTCCCGAGTTGCTGGCGCCCTTCGCGTCCGAGGCGATCCTCGGGAAGGCGCGCGAACGGGGGCTGGTGGACGTGAATCTCGTGAACATGCGGGACTTCTCGCAGAACAAACACCTGAAGGTGGACGACACGCCCTACGGGGGCGGGGCGGGCATGGTGATCCGCGTGGACGTCGCCGAACGGGCACTCGCCAGCCTGCCGCCCGCCGACGAGGTGATCCTGTTCAGTCCGGCCGGGCAGCCGCTGACGCAGGCGGTCGCGGAGGAACTGGCCGCGAAGTCGCACCTCGCATTCCTGTGCGGCCGCTACGAGGGCTTCGACGCCCGCGTGGAGGGGCTGGTCACGCGCGAGCTGAGCATCGGGGACTTCGTGATGATGGGCGGCGAGGCGGCCGCCGCGTGCGTGCTGGAGGCCGTGGCCCGGTTGCGGCCCGGCGTGCTGGGCGACGCGGACTCGCACCGGGCGGACTCGTTCAGTTCAGGCCTGCTGGATTACCCCGAGTACACGCGGCCCCTGGCGTGGCAGGCGCAGGAGGTGCCGGAGGTGCTGCGCGGCGGGAACCACGCGGCCATCGCGGCGTGGCGGCGCGAGCAGGCCCTGAAGCGCACGCTGGCGCGCCGTCCGGATCTGCTGGCCTCGGCCCCGCTCACCCCACAGGACAGCGCCACGCTGCTGGCCCTGGGCGCCACCCCGGACGACCTGAGGGCCTGGGGCGCGCCCCCTCCGCCACCCCCGAAAAAGGTGAAACGGCGCAGGAAGCCGGACGACACGCCCTCCGGAACGTGA